In the Geobacter sp. FeAm09 genome, one interval contains:
- a CDS encoding PilZ-like domain-containing protein, with the protein MNAAGQYPSRYVVGMKVEVGIPLPNARVFRDWAIVNEMDEDLVSLQLSRDMLPEGVSLRVGQLLTIRSESDGQACSCRAFIVSKGYEQDLLLRLTGEIVSDELREFYRIDAFLPIKFHPLHDQDPATVKKQWEERQKERREEERVRELRRWEARRERVRAEERARERLLDDAVFDGAAGPFVPFERREEPEDNAYYESWGSVTSVAINISAGGLKVLTDREFTPDELLLLEIFVPSSRSIVDIVARVVFSNRNAVVGGERNCCNTGMQFVFIDERTRFAINRHVSGVQIQRIRQFKGFADVEPLNVDTRIPDKHYAYTGGVDAGDAPERTTRRKMMQHCALGLLLLAIAGLLWLYFSGYAAGHPKNQIQDLFENGLKGFGGHWMRRE; encoded by the coding sequence ATGAACGCTGCCGGACAGTATCCCAGCCGCTATGTCGTCGGCATGAAGGTCGAGGTCGGCATCCCCCTGCCGAACGCCCGGGTGTTCCGCGACTGGGCCATCGTCAATGAAATGGACGAGGACCTGGTTTCCCTGCAACTCTCCCGCGACATGCTGCCGGAGGGGGTCAGCCTGCGCGTCGGGCAACTGCTCACCATCCGCAGCGAAAGCGACGGGCAGGCCTGCTCCTGCCGCGCCTTCATCGTCAGCAAGGGGTACGAGCAGGACCTGCTGCTGCGCCTCACCGGCGAGATCGTCTCCGACGAGCTGCGGGAGTTCTACCGGATCGACGCCTTTCTTCCCATTAAATTCCATCCGCTGCACGACCAGGACCCCGCCACGGTGAAGAAACAGTGGGAGGAACGGCAGAAGGAGCGCCGGGAGGAAGAGCGCGTCCGGGAACTGAGGCGGTGGGAGGCCCGGCGCGAAAGGGTCCGGGCCGAGGAGCGGGCTAGGGAGCGGCTGCTGGATGATGCCGTTTTCGACGGGGCCGCCGGGCCCTTCGTCCCGTTCGAGCGCCGGGAGGAGCCGGAAGATAATGCCTATTACGAGTCCTGGGGCTCCGTCACCTCGGTCGCGATCAATATCAGCGCCGGCGGCCTGAAGGTCCTGACCGACCGGGAATTTACCCCGGACGAACTCCTGCTGCTGGAGATTTTCGTGCCGTCGTCGCGCTCCATCGTGGACATTGTGGCGCGGGTGGTCTTCTCCAATCGCAACGCCGTCGTGGGCGGCGAGCGGAACTGCTGCAACACCGGCATGCAGTTCGTGTTCATCGACGAGCGCACCCGTTTTGCCATCAACCGGCACGTGAGCGGCGTGCAGATACAACGGATACGCCAATTCAAGGGTTTTGCCGACGTGGAGCCCCTGAACGTCGATACCCGCATACCGGACAAGCATTACGCCTATACCGGCGGGGTTGACGCCGGCGACGCCCCCGAGCGGACCACCAGGCGGAAAATGATGCAGCATTGTGCTCTCGGCCTGCTTCTGCTCGCCATTGCCGGCCTGCTCTGGCTCTATTTTTCCGGATACGCGGCCGGCCACCCCAAAAACCAGATCCAGGACCTGTTCGAAAATGGGCTCAAAGGTTTTGGGGGGCACTGGATGCGGCGGGAGTAA
- a CDS encoding ATP-binding cassette domain-containing protein, translated as MALITLRDITLAFGGPPLFDGINLQIEPGDRLCLLGRNGTGKSTLLKLIGGELPLEGGEIQRQQGLRVALVSQDVPQGTDGTVFDVVASGMGNTAELLAAYHRVAHRLSQEGGEALLAELEELQHKLEESGGWSLHQEVERVLNRLQLDAEAAFSALSGGTKRRVLLARALIAAPDILLLDEPTNHLDIDTILWLEEFLLRQVKTLVFVTHDRAFARRLANRVAELDRGRIYAFNCGYDEFVERREALLLAEVTRQALFDKKLAQEEAWIRQGIKARRTRNEGRVRALKSLREEYRQRRERQGTAKIQLQEAERSGRLVAEVEHVSFAYGGRPIIADLTTTIMRGDRVGIIGPNGSGKTTLLRLLLGELTPDRGAVKAGSRLEIVYFDQMREQLDPDKSVQENVGEGNDTLVINGKSRHIIGYLQDFLFSPERARSPVSILSGGERNRLLLAKLFTRPSNVLVMDEPTNDLDAETLDLLEDLLLEYSGTLLLVSHDREFLNNVVGSTLVLTGDGTVREYVGGYDDWLRQAAAEAPAAPAVPKPAQEKGRPPKERPRKLSFKEERELAALPDRIAALEEEQGRLHATLADPGFYKSAGAEVAAINTRLEELERELTAAYARWEELEAIC; from the coding sequence GTGGCACTCATCACCCTTCGCGACATAACCCTGGCCTTCGGCGGGCCACCGCTCTTCGACGGCATCAACCTCCAGATCGAGCCGGGGGACCGGCTCTGCCTGCTGGGACGCAACGGCACCGGCAAATCGACGCTGCTCAAGCTGATCGGCGGCGAACTTCCCCTGGAGGGGGGCGAGATCCAGCGCCAGCAGGGGCTCAGGGTCGCCCTGGTCTCCCAGGATGTGCCCCAGGGGACCGACGGTACGGTCTTCGACGTGGTGGCCTCGGGCATGGGCAATACGGCCGAACTGCTGGCCGCCTACCACCGGGTCGCCCATCGCCTCTCCCAGGAGGGGGGCGAGGCGCTCCTGGCCGAACTGGAGGAGTTGCAGCACAAGCTGGAGGAGAGCGGCGGCTGGAGTCTGCATCAGGAGGTGGAGCGGGTGCTGAACCGGCTGCAACTGGACGCCGAGGCCGCTTTCTCCGCCCTTTCCGGCGGTACCAAACGCCGGGTGCTGCTGGCACGGGCGCTCATCGCGGCGCCGGACATCCTGCTTCTGGACGAGCCGACCAACCACCTGGACATCGACACCATCCTCTGGCTGGAGGAGTTCCTGCTGCGCCAGGTCAAGACCCTGGTCTTCGTGACCCACGACCGGGCCTTTGCCCGGCGCCTGGCCAACCGGGTGGCGGAGTTGGACCGGGGGCGCATCTATGCCTTCAACTGCGGCTACGACGAGTTCGTGGAGCGTCGGGAGGCGCTGCTTCTGGCCGAGGTCACCCGCCAGGCCCTGTTCGATAAGAAACTGGCCCAGGAAGAAGCCTGGATCAGGCAGGGGATCAAGGCCCGCCGGACCCGAAACGAGGGGCGGGTGCGGGCCCTGAAGAGCCTGCGGGAGGAGTACCGCCAGCGCCGGGAACGCCAGGGCACGGCCAAGATCCAGCTCCAGGAGGCGGAGCGTTCCGGCCGCCTGGTGGCGGAGGTGGAGCACGTCTCCTTTGCCTATGGCGGCCGCCCCATCATCGCCGACCTGACCACCACCATCATGCGTGGGGACCGGGTGGGGATCATCGGCCCCAACGGTTCGGGCAAGACCACCCTGCTGCGCCTGCTGCTGGGGGAACTGACGCCGGACCGGGGTGCGGTCAAGGCGGGCAGCCGCCTGGAGATCGTCTATTTCGACCAGATGCGGGAACAGCTCGACCCGGACAAAAGCGTGCAGGAGAACGTGGGGGAGGGAAACGACACCCTGGTGATCAACGGCAAAAGCCGCCACATCATCGGCTACCTCCAGGACTTTCTGTTCTCCCCCGAACGGGCGCGCAGCCCGGTCTCGATCCTCTCCGGCGGCGAACGCAACCGGCTGCTGTTGGCCAAGCTGTTCACCAGGCCCTCCAACGTGCTGGTGATGGACGAGCCGACCAACGACCTGGACGCCGAGACCCTGGACCTGCTGGAAGATCTGCTGCTCGAGTACTCCGGGACCCTGCTGCTGGTGAGCCACGACCGGGAATTTCTCAACAACGTGGTGGGGAGTACGCTGGTGCTCACCGGCGACGGCACGGTCCGGGAATACGTGGGGGGCTACGACGACTGGCTGCGCCAGGCCGCCGCCGAGGCACCCGCGGCCCCGGCTGTGCCCAAACCGGCCCAGGAAAAGGGGCGTCCCCCGAAGGAACGCCCCCGCAAGCTCTCCTTCAAGGAGGAGCGGGAGTTGGCCGCCCTGCCGGACCGCATCGCCGCCCTTGAGGAGGAGCAGGGGCGGCTGCACGCCACCCTGGCCGATCCCGGCTTCTACAAGTCGGCCGGTGCCGAGGTGGCCGCCATCAATACCCGGCTTGAGGAGCTGGAACGGGAGTTGACCGCAGCCTACGCCCGCTGGGAAGAGCTGGAAGCCATCTGCTAG
- a CDS encoding DUF1653 domain-containing protein, which yields MTAVATTLRPGRYRHYKGNEYQVIASARHSETEEEMVVYRQLYGDRSLWVRPLTMFLEKVSVEGRQVPRFEWIGEM from the coding sequence ATGACCGCGGTTGCAACAACGCTGCGTCCCGGCCGCTACCGGCACTACAAGGGGAACGAGTACCAGGTGATCGCCAGCGCCCGCCACAGCGAGACCGAGGAGGAGATGGTGGTCTACCGCCAGTTGTACGGCGACCGCTCCCTGTGGGTCCGGCCCCTGACCATGTTCCTGGAGAAGGTTTCGGTGGAGGGGCGGCAGGTGCCGAGATTCGAATGGATAGGGGAAATGTGA
- a CDS encoding homocysteine S-methyltransferase family protein, which translates to MRPIAAPSTRSSSNSTSLPNRGGTGHAGALREGSAPGGESMEQECTFQELLAASPVMLAEGAVIERLRRMPGIRLDEQVVNSALIYDDHGRAALAGICRQYLGIGRSYGLPLLLSTPTWRAGRERIAVAGLAGRDLNGDNFRFLDALRREQGDYGKSVIIGGLMSCKGDAYRPEEALSAPEARAFHAWQAEALAAAGVDLLLAATLPALSEAVGLAQAQAATGLPYLVSFVARPEGTLLDGTPLKEAIAAIDSQAAPPPLAYLINCTHASVFRRAVTHERTSSPLVRERVIGLLANTAALSPEELDNSTELVEEAPEIFGAAVAALHGDLGMKVLGGCCGTDGRHIDSLARRLAARLPSSGRGA; encoded by the coding sequence ATGAGGCCTATCGCTGCTCCATCGACAAGAAGCAGTTCGAACAGTACCTCCCTGCCCAACAGGGGGGGCACCGGCCATGCCGGGGCATTGAGGGAAGGCTCCGCGCCGGGAGGGGAGAGCATGGAGCAAGAGTGCACCTTTCAGGAGCTTTTGGCAGCATCCCCGGTCATGCTGGCCGAAGGGGCGGTCATCGAACGCCTGCGGCGCATGCCCGGCATCCGGTTGGACGAGCAGGTGGTCAACTCGGCACTGATCTACGACGACCACGGGCGGGCAGCCCTGGCGGGGATCTGCCGCCAGTATCTGGGAATCGGCCGCAGCTACGGCCTGCCGCTGCTGCTCTCCACCCCCACCTGGCGTGCCGGCCGCGAGCGCATCGCCGTCGCCGGGCTGGCCGGGCGCGACCTGAACGGCGACAACTTTCGTTTTCTGGACGCCCTGCGCCGGGAACAGGGGGATTACGGCAAGAGCGTGATCATCGGCGGCCTGATGAGCTGCAAGGGTGATGCCTACCGGCCGGAAGAGGCCCTGAGCGCCCCCGAGGCGCGCGCCTTCCACGCCTGGCAGGCCGAGGCCCTGGCCGCTGCCGGGGTCGATCTGCTGCTGGCCGCCACCCTGCCGGCCCTGAGCGAGGCCGTCGGTTTGGCCCAGGCCCAGGCGGCCACCGGGCTCCCCTATCTGGTCAGCTTCGTGGCCCGCCCGGAAGGGACCCTGCTGGACGGCACGCCGCTCAAGGAGGCGATCGCGGCCATCGACAGCCAGGCCGCGCCGCCGCCCCTGGCCTACCTGATCAACTGCACCCACGCCTCGGTCTTCCGCCGCGCCGTCACCCATGAACGCACCTCGTCGCCGCTGGTGAGGGAGCGGGTGATCGGTCTTTTGGCCAACACCGCCGCCCTGAGCCCGGAAGAGCTGGACAACAGCACCGAGCTGGTGGAGGAGGCGCCGGAGATCTTCGGCGCGGCGGTGGCCGCCCTGCACGGGGATCTGGGCATGAAGGTGCTGGGTGGGTGCTGCGGCACGGACGGGCGGCACATCGATTCCCTGGCGCGGCGCCTCGCCGCCCGCCTGCCATCATCGGGGAGGGGCGCATGA
- the dnaB gene encoding replicative DNA helicase: MTDDSRKLPPQSLEAEMSILGAILIDNDAVNRALEVIGADDFYRESHRKIFKAMIRLSDLREPCDLITMTDMLRKEGELEEVGGAAYLATLVDYVPTAANVSYYCKLVKEKSVNRKLISVATEIATRGYDGQTDVNELLDMAQKDLYEISENKLRPQYVPVQEIIKDTFKILQTLHDRKEHVTGVPTGYTDLDNMTAGFQPGDLIIVAARPSMGKTTLALNIAQYASAEAKKKTPSVIFSLEMGKEQLVMRFFASIARVDSGKMRTGHFQDSDWPRLQRAASILYDSKIFIDDTPAISVLELRSKARRLKREHDIGLIIVDYLQLMRGSPNVESRQQEISDISRSLKALAKELNVPVVALSQLNRSLESRGDKRPMMSDLRESGAIEQDADVIMFVYRESVYCEHCRKRDGSCTQNHDRNAEVIIGKQRNGAIGTVELVFLGEHTRFENKSDRPDA, translated from the coding sequence ATGACAGACGATTCACGCAAACTCCCCCCCCAGAGCCTGGAAGCGGAGATGTCCATCCTGGGCGCGATCCTGATCGACAACGACGCCGTCAACCGCGCGCTGGAGGTCATCGGGGCGGACGACTTCTACCGCGAAAGCCACCGCAAGATATTCAAGGCCATGATACGCCTCTCGGACCTGCGTGAGCCGTGCGACCTGATCACCATGACCGACATGCTCAGGAAAGAGGGGGAGCTGGAGGAGGTGGGAGGGGCGGCCTACCTGGCGACCTTGGTGGACTATGTCCCCACGGCGGCCAATGTCAGCTATTACTGCAAGCTGGTGAAGGAAAAGTCCGTCAACCGCAAGCTGATCTCCGTGGCTACCGAGATCGCCACCCGCGGCTACGACGGGCAAACGGACGTCAACGAACTTCTGGACATGGCCCAGAAAGACCTGTACGAGATCTCCGAGAACAAGCTCAGGCCCCAGTACGTGCCGGTGCAGGAGATCATCAAGGATACCTTCAAGATCCTCCAGACCCTGCACGACCGCAAGGAACACGTCACCGGCGTTCCCACCGGCTACACGGACCTGGACAACATGACCGCCGGCTTCCAGCCGGGCGACCTGATCATCGTCGCCGCCCGCCCCTCCATGGGCAAGACCACCCTGGCGCTCAATATCGCCCAGTATGCCAGCGCCGAAGCCAAGAAAAAGACCCCTTCGGTGATCTTCTCCCTGGAGATGGGCAAGGAACAGCTGGTGATGCGCTTCTTCGCCTCCATCGCCCGGGTCGATTCCGGCAAGATGCGCACCGGCCATTTCCAGGATTCGGATTGGCCCCGGCTGCAGCGGGCCGCCAGCATCCTGTACGACTCCAAGATCTTCATCGACGACACCCCGGCCATCAGCGTGCTGGAGCTGCGCTCCAAGGCGCGGCGCCTGAAGCGCGAGCACGACATCGGCCTGATCATCGTTGACTACCTGCAGCTCATGCGGGGCAGCCCCAACGTGGAATCGCGCCAGCAGGAGATCTCGGACATCTCCCGTTCGCTCAAGGCCCTGGCCAAGGAACTGAACGTGCCGGTGGTGGCCCTCTCCCAGCTCAACCGCAGCCTGGAGAGCCGCGGCGACAAGCGCCCCATGATGAGCGACCTGCGCGAGTCGGGGGCCATCGAGCAGGACGCCGACGTCATCATGTTCGTCTACCGCGAGTCGGTCTACTGTGAACACTGCCGCAAGCGGGACGGCTCCTGCACCCAGAACCACGACCGGAACGCCGAAGTCATCATCGGCAAGCAGCGTAACGGCGCCATCGGCACGGTGGAACTGGTATTCCTCGGCGAGCATACCCGGTTTGAGAACAAAAGCGACCGCCCCGACGCGTGA
- a CDS encoding chemotaxis protein CheW — protein MTRDHHGYLLFTLQGRRFAVNLLQVAEVDEPPPTWPIPGAAPCYAGAMNFHDTIVAVMDLAAFLGLPSCHDLEKVIVAAPRIASLAFLVERVIRIAPPEQATLGEAPDEPCASALLHLPEGECVLLDVAAIAQRAAETINL, from the coding sequence ATGACCCGGGACCACCACGGATACCTCCTGTTCACGCTGCAGGGGCGGCGGTTCGCCGTCAACCTGCTGCAGGTGGCCGAGGTCGACGAGCCGCCGCCCACCTGGCCCATCCCCGGCGCGGCCCCCTGTTATGCCGGTGCCATGAACTTCCACGACACCATTGTGGCGGTCATGGATCTGGCCGCCTTCCTGGGACTGCCCAGTTGCCACGACCTGGAAAAGGTGATCGTGGCCGCTCCCCGCATCGCCTCGCTGGCTTTCCTGGTGGAGCGGGTCATCAGGATTGCGCCGCCGGAACAGGCCACCCTGGGCGAAGCGCCGGACGAACCCTGCGCCAGCGCCCTGCTCCATCTGCCCGAAGGCGAATGCGTCCTGCTCGATGTGGCCGCCATTGCGCAGCGGGCTGCGGAAACCATAAATCTTTAA
- a CDS encoding methyl-accepting chemotaxis protein, producing the protein MRIPIGYKFILGFIVVVAAVAFSPRLVALLGYSPEISGILGYAMALTLGLILGWLFSRGFTANISRLTESAESIGRGDLTRAVDMPPTRLPDETHELADLINLMLQNLRDLVGHIKKASGKLSNSAREINANALEISASTEEVAQAIEQISRGAETQAEMVEKTSKTIRETAVSIELVASRAKETAKAARETSLTAQHGGTLATDSLERMKDFFDCQEQIGRQFDVFSSKLQKVGRIADFIADVARQTNLLALNASIEAARAGEYGKGFAVVADEVRKLADGSAQSAADINEMIESLKEESRRVHEIIQESSRTIREGKKNIDVTATAFQEILTTVLETERRANSIADLSQMQMDGSGRMVRAVDEIAKVADDNAAATEQVSAATEEQLAAMQDMALATNELAKLAEGLLLVVERFRVEPGEPDQA; encoded by the coding sequence ATGAGGATTCCCATAGGTTACAAATTTATCCTCGGATTCATCGTGGTCGTGGCGGCGGTGGCCTTCAGCCCCCGGTTGGTCGCCCTCCTCGGGTATTCTCCCGAGATATCCGGCATCCTGGGATATGCCATGGCGCTGACCCTGGGGCTCATCCTGGGGTGGCTCTTTTCCAGGGGGTTTACGGCCAATATCAGCCGCCTGACCGAATCGGCCGAATCCATCGGCCGGGGCGACCTGACCCGGGCGGTGGACATGCCTCCCACCCGGCTGCCGGACGAAACCCATGAACTGGCCGACCTGATCAATTTGATGCTCCAGAACCTGCGCGACCTGGTGGGGCACATCAAAAAGGCCTCGGGCAAACTCAGCAATTCCGCCCGGGAGATCAACGCCAACGCCCTGGAAATCAGCGCCTCCACCGAAGAGGTCGCCCAGGCCATCGAGCAGATCTCCCGCGGCGCCGAAACCCAGGCCGAGATGGTGGAAAAGACCTCGAAGACCATTCGCGAGACGGCCGTCTCCATCGAACTGGTCGCCTCGCGCGCCAAGGAAACCGCCAAGGCGGCCCGGGAGACGAGCCTTACCGCCCAGCACGGCGGCACCCTGGCCACCGACTCCCTGGAACGGATGAAAGACTTTTTCGACTGCCAGGAACAGATCGGCCGGCAGTTCGACGTGTTCAGTTCCAAGCTGCAGAAGGTGGGCAGGATCGCCGATTTCATCGCCGACGTGGCCCGCCAGACCAACCTTTTGGCCCTGAACGCCTCCATCGAGGCGGCCCGGGCGGGGGAGTACGGCAAAGGCTTCGCCGTGGTGGCGGACGAGGTGCGCAAGCTTGCCGACGGGTCGGCCCAATCGGCGGCGGATATCAACGAGATGATCGAAAGCCTGAAGGAAGAAAGCCGGCGGGTGCACGAGATCATCCAGGAAAGTTCCCGCACCATCCGGGAGGGGAAGAAAAACATCGACGTCACCGCCACGGCCTTTCAGGAGATCCTCACCACCGTCCTGGAGACCGAACGGCGGGCCAACAGCATCGCCGATCTTTCCCAGATGCAGATGGACGGCTCGGGCAGGATGGTCAGGGCGGTGGACGAGATCGCCAAGGTGGCCGACGACAATGCCGCCGCCACCGAACAGGTCTCGGCCGCCACCGAAGAGCAGTTGGCCGCCATGCAGGATATGGCGCTGGCCACCAATGAACTGGCGAAACTGGCGGAAGGGCTGCTGCTGGTGGTGGAACGCTTCAGGGTCGAACCCGGCGAACCGGATCAGGCATGA
- a CDS encoding protein-glutamate O-methyltransferase CheR — translation MFPHTSGGGPGREAAEKVPFGVSIFPALPEISDEELAAIGAILQGRRGFSLAVYKDTCMKRRVAIRIRSTRSSDAAAYCGLLSRSDQELDLLQKSLTIHVSQFFRNRSVFEKLRREVIPEFFASRADGPDEPLRLWSLGCAGGEEPYSLAIMLREFFGREIRHGRVSLMATDIDEKTLQAARAAEYDEGRFKEMPVDLRERYFRRNGRLFRLIPEIRDMVTFRRGDICNLEEYVPSDLVFCRNTLIYFARPEQERILNGIADALRPGGILVLGKSEVLTGSSRGRFAPVCRVERIYRRMP, via the coding sequence ATGTTTCCGCATACGTCCGGGGGCGGCCCGGGCAGAGAGGCGGCAGAAAAGGTGCCCTTTGGCGTAAGTATCTTTCCGGCGCTGCCGGAGATAAGCGACGAGGAGCTTGCGGCGATCGGCGCGATCCTGCAGGGGCGGCGCGGATTCAGCCTGGCCGTGTACAAGGACACCTGCATGAAGCGGCGGGTGGCCATCAGGATCCGTTCCACGCGGAGCAGCGATGCCGCCGCCTATTGCGGCCTGCTGAGCCGGAGCGACCAGGAACTCGACCTGCTCCAGAAATCGCTCACCATCCATGTCAGCCAGTTTTTCCGCAACCGTTCCGTGTTCGAGAAACTGCGCCGGGAGGTCATCCCGGAGTTTTTCGCTTCCCGGGCCGATGGGCCGGACGAACCGCTCCGCCTCTGGAGCCTCGGCTGCGCCGGCGGGGAGGAACCGTACAGCCTGGCGATCATGCTGCGGGAGTTTTTCGGCAGGGAGATCCGCCATGGGCGAGTGTCGCTCATGGCGACCGACATCGACGAAAAAACCCTCCAGGCCGCCCGGGCGGCCGAATATGACGAGGGACGGTTCAAGGAAATGCCGGTCGATCTGCGGGAACGGTATTTCCGCCGGAACGGGCGGCTGTTCCGCCTGATTCCCGAGATTCGGGACATGGTGACCTTTCGGCGGGGCGATATCTGCAATCTGGAAGAGTACGTGCCCAGCGACCTGGTTTTCTGCCGCAACACCCTGATCTATTTCGCGCGTCCCGAACAGGAGAGAATCCTCAACGGGATCGCGGATGCTCTCAGGCCGGGCGGTATACTCGTGCTGGGCAAATCCGAGGTTCTGACCGGCTCCTCGCGCGGCCGTTTCGCGCCGGTGTGCCGCGTCGAACGGATCTATCGGCGGATGCCATGA
- a CDS encoding NlpC/P60 family protein — protein sequence MMRPLPVILAALLGWSGICGAAPYGVARSAAPVLNSPAFSRIFGGADGKSLKTDRCGQVREMEFIALPGTVFRVRETIPGTGGAVYRVETDDYPAPAGIPLYVDSRFIEPRDEEPPARVRALPPRERITATLREAVGAPYVWGGNLREGAHALLGTLYPAEAPLDDRARRRITLAGLDCSGLLYQATNGWTPRNTSRLVAYGAGVAVEGKSAREIAEKVQPLDLIVWNGHVIIVLDRDTAIESRLECGRPGNGGVVETPLEQRLMEIMRTRRPLDAWPAPGKRQGVFVVRRWYGL from the coding sequence ATGATGCGCCCGCTTCCCGTCATCCTGGCGGCGCTTCTCGGCTGGAGCGGCATCTGCGGGGCGGCCCCCTATGGTGTGGCCCGCAGCGCGGCGCCGGTGCTGAACAGTCCGGCCTTCAGCCGCATCTTCGGAGGGGCGGACGGCAAGTCACTGAAGACCGACCGCTGCGGCCAGGTGCGGGAGATGGAGTTCATCGCCCTGCCGGGGACCGTCTTCAGGGTGCGGGAAACGATCCCCGGGACCGGGGGGGCCGTCTACCGGGTGGAGACCGACGACTACCCCGCCCCGGCCGGCATCCCGCTCTATGTGGACAGCCGCTTCATCGAGCCGCGCGACGAAGAGCCCCCGGCGCGCGTCCGGGCCCTGCCGCCCCGGGAACGGATCACCGCCACGCTCCGGGAGGCCGTCGGCGCCCCCTACGTGTGGGGCGGCAACCTCCGGGAAGGAGCACACGCCCTGCTCGGCACGCTCTATCCCGCCGAAGCGCCCCTGGACGACCGGGCCAGACGGCGCATCACCCTGGCCGGGCTGGACTGCTCGGGACTGCTCTATCAAGCCACCAACGGGTGGACGCCCCGCAACACCTCCCGGCTGGTCGCCTACGGCGCCGGGGTGGCCGTGGAGGGGAAAAGTGCCCGGGAGATCGCCGAGAAGGTGCAGCCGCTCGACCTTATCGTCTGGAACGGCCATGTGATCATCGTCCTGGACCGGGATACGGCCATCGAAAGCCGCCTGGAGTGCGGCAGGCCCGGCAATGGCGGGGTGGTGGAGACACCGCTGGAACAACGGCTGATGGAGATCATGCGGACCCGCCGGCCGCTGGATGCCTGGCCGGCACCGGGGAAGCGGCAGGGGGTCTTTGTGGTCAGGAGGTGGTACGGCCTCTAG
- a CDS encoding uracil-DNA glycosylase yields the protein MAQSFKTVAASSLREYLLAVQESGLDGLPVAAPSAPASQAAAAQQAAVPPQRAVVPPAAAETGEPPHDQKHESLERIRKSLGDCQRCKLAKGRQNLVFGVGNPQARLVFVGEGPGGDEDRQGEPFVGEAGQVLNRIITAMGLKREDVYICNVVKCRPPNNRDPEADEIAACAPFLLRQLQSVQPEVVVALGRFAAQTLLGTKEAISKLRGKFRDYHGVPVMPTYHPSYLLRNRGDSGPFWEVWEDMTQVLRLLKLPVPEKSRKR from the coding sequence ATGGCTCAATCGTTCAAGACAGTGGCGGCATCGTCCCTGCGGGAATACCTGCTGGCCGTTCAGGAAAGCGGTCTGGACGGGCTCCCCGTTGCCGCGCCTTCTGCCCCGGCATCGCAAGCGGCGGCGGCGCAACAGGCGGCAGTACCCCCGCAGAGGGCAGTGGTCCCACCGGCAGCGGCGGAGACCGGGGAGCCGCCCCACGATCAGAAACACGAATCCCTGGAAAGAATCAGGAAAAGCCTGGGCGACTGCCAACGCTGCAAACTGGCGAAAGGGAGGCAGAACCTGGTGTTTGGCGTGGGCAATCCCCAGGCGCGGCTGGTGTTTGTGGGAGAGGGGCCGGGGGGGGACGAGGACCGGCAGGGGGAACCGTTCGTGGGCGAGGCCGGGCAGGTCCTGAACCGTATCATCACCGCCATGGGACTCAAACGGGAGGACGTGTACATCTGCAACGTGGTCAAGTGCCGCCCGCCCAACAATCGGGACCCGGAGGCGGACGAGATTGCCGCCTGCGCCCCGTTCCTCCTGCGCCAGCTGCAGTCGGTCCAGCCCGAAGTGGTCGTGGCGCTGGGCAGGTTCGCCGCCCAGACCCTGCTGGGCACCAAGGAGGCAATCTCGAAGCTGCGCGGCAAGTTCCGCGATTATCACGGCGTGCCGGTCATGCCGACCTATCACCCCTCCTACCTGCTGCGCAACCGGGGGGATTCGGGGCCCTTCTGGGAGGTGTGGGAGGATATGACCCAGGTGCTGCGGCTCCTGAAGCTGCCGGTGCCGGAGAAGTCGAGAAAACGGTGA